Genomic segment of Hordeum vulgare subsp. vulgare unplaced genomic scaffold, MorexV3_pseudomolecules_assembly, whole genome shotgun sequence:
ATGGAGCCCGCAAAGGGGTTGTAGATACTGCTGTACGAACAGCAGATGCTGGATATCTTACACGTAGACTTGTTGAAGTAGTTCAACATATTATTGTGCGTAGAAGAGATTGTGGTACTATCCGAGGTATTTCTGTAAGTCCTCAAAATGGGATGACGGAAAAACTTTTTGTCCAAACACTAATTGGTCGTGTATTAGCAGACGATATATATATCGGTTCACGATGCATTGCCGCGCGAAATCAAGATATTGGAATTGGATTAGTCAATCGATTCATAACTGCCTTTCGAGCACAACCATTTCGAGCACAACCAATATATATTAGAACCCCCTTTACTTGCCGAAGCACTTCTTGGATCTGTCAATTATGCTATGGCCGGAGTCCTACTCATAGTGATCTGGTGGAATTGGGAGAAGCCGTAGGTATTATTGCGGGTCAATCAATTGGGGAGCCAGGGACTCAACTAACATTAAGAACTTTTCATACTGGCGGAGTATTCACAGGGGGTACTGCCGACCTTGTACGATCCCCTTCGAATGGAAAAATCCAATTCAATGAGAATTTGGTTCACCCCACACGTACCCGTCATGGACAGCCTGCTTTTCTATGTTATATAGACTTGCATGTAACTATTCAGAGTCAAGATATTCTATATAGTGTGAATATTCCCTCAAAAAGCTTGATTCTAGTGCAAAATGATCAATATGTAAAATCTGAACAAGTAATTGCGGAGATTCGTGCCGGAACGTCCACTTTACATTTTAAAGAAAGGGTACAAAAGCATATTTATTCTGAATCAGACGGCGAAATGCACTGGAGTACTGATGTTTACCATGCGCCCGAATATCAATATGGTAATCTTCGTCGATTACCAAAAACAAGCCATTTATGGATATTATCCGTAAGTATGTGCAGATCCAGTATAGCGTCTTTTTCACTCCACAAGGATCAAGATCAAATGAATACTTATGGTAAAAAAGATAGGGAAATTCTTGATTATTCAACGTCGGATCGAATCATGTCCAATGGCCATTGGAATTTGATCTATCCTTCTATTTTTCAAGATAATTCAGATTTGTTGGCGAAAAAGCGAAGAAATAGGTTCGTCATTCCATTACAATATCATCAAGAACAAGAGAAAGAACTAATATCCTGTTTTGGGATTTCGATTGAAATCCCCTTTATGGGTGTTTTACGTAGAAATACTATTTTTGCTTATTTTGACGATCCCCGATACAGAAAAGATAAAAAGGGTTCAGGAATTGTTAAATTTAGATATAGGACCCTAGAAGAAGAATATAGGACTCGAGCGGAAGACTCAGAAGAGGAATATGAGACCCTAGAACACGAATACAGGACCCGAGAGGACGAATATGAAACCCTAGAAGAATCTAAATATGGAATCCTAGAAGACGAATACGAATATGAAACCCTAGAAAACGAATATGGGAGCCCAGAAAACAAATATGGGAACCCAGAGAACGAATATAGGACTTTAGAGAAAGACTCAGAAGAGGAATATGGGAACCCAGAGAGCAAATATAGGACCCAAGAGGACGAATATGGAACtttagaagaagactcagaagacGAATATGGCAGCCCCGGGGAAAGCGGCGAGGAAAAATATGGTACTTTAGAGGAAGActcagaagaagactcagaggacGAATACGAGAGCCCAGAGGAAGATTCCATCTTAAAAAAAGAGGGTTTGATTGAGCATCGAGGAACAAAAGAATTTagtctaaaataccaaaaagaagtaGATCGGTTTTTTTTCATTCTTCAAGAACTTCATATCTTGCCGAGATCTTCATCCCTAAAGATACTTGACAATAGTATTATTGGAGTGGATACACAACTCACAAAAAATACAAGAAGTGGACTAGGCGGACTGGTCCGAGTGAAGAGAAAAAAAAGCCATACGGAACTCAAAATATTTTCCGGAGATATTCATTTTCCTGAAGAGGCAGATAAGATATTAGGTGGGTGTTTGATACCGCCAGAAAGACAAAAAAAAGATTCTAAGgaatcaaaaaaaaagaaaaattgggTCTATGTTCAACGGAAAAAAATTCTCAAGAGCAAGGAAAAGTATTTTGTTTCCGTTCGCCCTACAGTGGCATATGAAATGGACGAAGGAAGAAATTTAGCAACACTTTTCCCGCAGGATCTCTTGCAAGAAGAAAATAATCTCCAAATTCGACTTGTCAATTTTATTTATCATGAAAATAGCAAGTTAACTCAAAGAATTTATCACACAAATAGTCAATTTGTTAGAACTTGCTTAGTAGTGAATTgggaacaagaagaaaaagaaaaggctgGTGCTTCCCTTGTTGAGGTAAGAGCAAATGATCTTATTCGCGATTTCCTAAGAATTGAGTTAGTCAAGTCCACTATTTCGTATACACGAAAAAGGTATGATAGGACAAGTGGAGGACCGACTCCCCATAATAGGTTAGATCGCGCCAATAGCAATTCTTTTTATTCCAAGGCGAAGATTGAATCACTTAGCCAACATCAAGAAGCTATTGGCACTTTGTTGAATCGAAATAAAGAATACCAATCTTTGATGATTTTGTCGGCATCCAACTGTTCTCGAATTGGTTTATTCAAGAATTCAAAACATCCCAATGCGATAAAAGAATGGAATCCTAGAATTCCTATTCTAGAAATTTTTGGGCCCTTAGGGGCTATTGTAGCTAGTATATCGCATTTTTCTTCATCTTACTATTTACTAACGCATAATAAAATCCTGCTAAAAAAATATTTGTTCGTTGACAATTTGAAACAAACCTTCCAAGTACTTCAAGAACTTAAATACTctttaatagatgaaaataaaagGATTTCCAATTTCGATAGTAACATAATGTTGGATCCATTCCTTTTGAATTGTCACTTTGTCCATCATGATTCTTGGGAAGAGACATTGGCAATAATTCACCTTGGACAATTTATTTGTGAAAATGTATGTCTATTTAAATCGCACATAAAAAAATCTGGTCAAATTTTCAGTGTAAATATGGATTCCTTTGTTATAAGAGCAGCTAAACCTTATTTGGCCACTACAGGAGCAACTGTTAATGGTCATTATGGAGAAATCCTTTACAAGGGAGATAGGTTAGTTacgtttatatatgaaaaatcgaGATCTAGTGACATAACGCAAGGTCTTCCAAAAGTGGAACAAATCTTTGAAGCGCGTTCAATTGATTCATTATCCCCCAATCTCGAAAGGAGAATTGAGGATTGGAATGAGCGTATACCAAGAATTCTTGGGGTCCCTTGGGGATTCTTGATTGGAGCTGAGCTAACCATAGCCCAAAGTCGTATTTCTTTGGTTAATAAAatccaaaaggtttatcgatcccaAGGGGTACAGATCCATAATAGACATATAGAGATTATTATACGCCAAGTAACATCAAAAGTGCGGGTTTCCGAAGATGGAATGTCTAATGTTTTTTCGCCTGGGGAATTAATCGGACTATTGCGAGCGGAACGAGCAGGGCGAGCTTTGGATGAATCGATCTATTATCGGGCAATCTTATTGGGAATAACAAGGGCTTCCCTGAATACCCAAAGTTTCATATCTGAAGCAAGTTTTCAAGAAACTGCTCGAGTTTTAGCAAAAGCTGCCCTACGAGGTCGCATTGATTGGTTGAAAGGCTTGAAAGAAAACGTAGTTCTGGGGGGGATTATACCTGTTGGTACCGGATTCCAAAAATTTGTGCATCGTTCCCCACAAGACAAGAACCTTTATttcgaaataaaaaaaaaaaatctattcGCGTCGGAAATGAGAGATTTTTTGTTTCTCCATACAGAATTAGTTTCTTCAGATTCTGACGTAACAAACAATTTTTATGAGACATAAAAACCCCCATTTAACATTTAACCCTAAGgatacataaaacatattttttacTTTACTAGACTTTTGAACTTAGAACACTAACAGGTTAAATTTtagatttttaagatttttatttTAATAAGTAAAACAAGTCAGTTAATTCATTAAATTAAGGTTTTGTTTATACCATGTATCAATGTATCAATGGCCAACTCTTAGTACAAGGTTCTCTCAGaacaattattattttatttatttcaagCTATTTCGGATCTTTCTTAATcttcaaaaagaaataaattccgtAATGGAATGTTAGGatgaaaaaaaaaggaagtgtgGAAAAAATGACAAGAAGATATTGGAACATTAATTTGAAAGAGATGATAGAAGCAGGAGTTCATTTTGGTCATGGTATTAAGAAATGGAATCCTAAAATGGCCCCTTACATTTCGGCAAAGCGTAAAGGTACTCATATTATAAATCTCGCTAGAACGGCCCGTTTTTTATCAGAAGCTTGTGATTTAGTTTTTGATGCAGCAAGTCAGGGAAAAAGTTTCTTAATTGTTGGTACCAAAAAAAGAGCAACAGATTTAGTAGCATCAGCTGCAATAAGGGCTCGTTGTCATTATGTTAATAAAAAGTGGTTCAGTGGTATGTTAACGAATTGGTCGATTACGAAAACTAGACTTTCTCAATTTAGAGACTTAAGAGCGGAAGAAAAAATGGGAAAATTCCACCATCTCCCAAAAAGAGATGTGGCAATCTTGAAGAGAAAATTATCTACCTTACAAAGGTATCTCGGCGGGATCAAATATATGACGAGATTGCCAGACATTGTGATCGTCCTTGATCAGCAAAAAGAGTATATAGCTCTTCGGGAATGTGCCATTTTGGGAATTCCTACTATTTCTTTAGTCGATACAAATTGTGACCCGGATCTCGCGAATATATCGATTCCAGCCAACGATGACACTATGACTTCAATTCGATTGATTCTTAACAAATTAGTATTTTCAATTTGTGAGGGCCGTTCTCTCTATATAAGAAATCGTTGATTAAGAATATATAGTGAATTCTTGGACAACTGCGTAGATTTATGGAATGACTTACTATATCTTTTTTTGCATAGAATTTGTTTTGCATAGAAAAAAGAAggggaatattgatatatattagAGGGTATTGATATATATTATGATCTGATGTGCTTTCTTGGTATCCTAAATATCAAATTAATAGTTCAAGTTGCTGAGTTGAGAAAGAGATGGTTGAATCAAAAGAATTCCTTTTTTGAAGTTCAATTTTTATCAGAGGACAATATGAAtattataccttgttccattaaaacaCTCAAGGGGTTATACGATATATCGGGTGTAGAAGTAGGCCAACACTTCTATTGGCAAATAGGAGGTTTTCAAATTCATGCCCAGGTACTCATCACTTCTTGGGTCGTAATTACTATCTTGCTAGGTTCAGTTGTCATAGCTGTTCGGAATCCACAAACCATCCCGACCGACGGGcagaatttttttgaatatgtCCTTGAGTTTATTCGAGACTTGAGCAAAACTCAGATTGGAGAAGAATATGGTCCCTGGGTTCCCTTTATTGGAACtatgttcctttttatttttgtttcaaatTGGTCGGGTGCTCTTTTACCTTGGAAAATTATAGAGTTACCCCATGGGGAATTAGCAGCGCCCACGAATGATATAAATACT
This window contains:
- the LOC123421978 gene encoding DNA-directed RNA polymerase subunit beta'' — encoded protein: MAERANLVFHNKEIDGTGMKRLISRLIDHFGMGYTSHILDQLKTLGFYQATTTSISLGIEDLLTIPSKGWLVQDAEQQSFLLEKHYYYGAVHAVEKLRQSVEIWYATSEYLKQEMNSNFRITDPSNPVYLMSFSGARGNASQVHQLVGMRGLMSDPQGQMIDLPIQSNLREGLSLTEYIISCYGARKGVVDTAVRTADAGYLTRRLVEVVQHIIVRRRDCGTIRGISVSPQNGMTEKLFVQTLIGRVLADDIYIGSRCIAARNQDIGIGLVNRFITAFRAQPFRAQPIYIRTPFTCRSTSWICQLCYGRSPTHSDLVELGEAVGIIAGQSIGEPGTQLTLRTFHTGGVFTGGTADLVRSPSNGKIQFNENLVHPTRTRHGQPAFLCYIDLHVTIQSQDILYSVNIPSKSLILVQNDQYVKSEQVIAEIRAGTSTLHFKERVQKHIYSESDGEMHWSTDVYHAPEYQYGNLRRLPKTSHLWILSVSMCRSSIASFSLHKDQDQMNTYGKKDREILDYSTSDRIMSNGHWNLIYPSIFQDNSDLLAKKRRNRFVIPLQYHQEQEKELISCFGISIEIPFMGVLRRNTIFAYFDDPRYRKDKKGSGIVKFRYRTLEEEYRTRAEDSEEEYETLEHEYRTREDEYETLEESKYGILEDEYEYETLENEYGSPENKYGNPENEYRTLEKDSEEEYGNPESKYRTQEDEYGTLEEDSEDEYGSPGESGEEKYGTLEEDSEEDSEDEYESPEEDSILKKEGLIEHRGTKEFSLKYQKEVDRFFFILQELHILPRSSSLKILDNSIIGVDTQLTKNTRSGLGGLVRVKRKKSHTELKIFSGDIHFPEEADKILGGCLIPPERQKKDSKESKKKKNWVYVQRKKILKSKEKYFVSVRPTVAYEMDEGRNLATLFPQDLLQEENNLQIRLVNFIYHENSKLTQRIYHTNSQFVRTCLVVNWEQEEKEKAGASLVEVRANDLIRDFLRIELVKSTISYTRKRYDRTSGGPTPHNRLDRANSNSFYSKAKIESLSQHQEAIGTLLNRNKEYQSLMILSASNCSRIGLFKNSKHPNAIKEWNPRIPILEIFGPLGAIVASISHFSSSYYLLTHNKILLKKYLFVDNLKQTFQVLQELKYSLIDENKRISNFDSNIMLDPFLLNCHFVHHDSWEETLAIIHLGQFICENVCLFKSHIKKSGQIFSVNMDSFVIRAAKPYLATTGATVNGHYGEILYKGDRLVTFIYEKSRSSDITQGLPKVEQIFEARSIDSLSPNLERRIEDWNERIPRILGVPWGFLIGAELTIAQSRISLVNKIQKVYRSQGVQIHNRHIEIIIRQVTSKVRVSEDGMSNVFSPGELIGLLRAERAGRALDESIYYRAILLGITRASLNTQSFISEASFQETARVLAKAALRGRIDWLKGLKENVVLGGIIPVGTGFQKFVHRSPQDKNLYFEIKKKNLFASEMRDFLFLHTELVSSDSDVTNNFYET